Proteins from one Podospora pseudoanserina strain CBS 124.78 chromosome 1, whole genome shotgun sequence genomic window:
- a CDS encoding hypothetical protein (EggNog:ENOG503P75Y; COG:S), producing MKKPHGCAPFPSRTWLPFFSFNPTAVESSNCRREPNASTCVFMRMRMMPTAKKKLGAIGLFGRTGGDSSPRAGAVGLPATSAPASALSGKNHPLSNGHATNNAQQQQQPLPQLQPPHEILATGRQLDKHDTPGTATADSRSIPVFKGLSGRYSSVAPSTHHHGQPPPTSMSRSLPAQHFHPMQRTRTTASDTAACEPPRGQNAWEDSTVASMFNDTESRAASDRTHTRQASNARPFSSTDAAGGFPPPVGTYQRQHQALPPPPAPAQTSRRELQHHQPHQHQQQHGSANENLPFVIADNGMLTVVAAPHHQSAVPVTSSTAANIPPGSDKTDDAYHDDRSIYETPTKNSALRRTRLPYRDTRGLKNATYSPSGSQYSPRRAGSVSMSPERAVEAGEHLEQVRLEERRKRDRERQRERERELERQREREVEQERELQHKRSTIFENLTPLEFDDDHNFNDTRAGVLATTSGVDPEELTEALQNTPRVATRKLPPPVLPLPLAVKKDLVATAAIAAPLGRTSSSNRRIVKEPLKPATKSLKRRQSLDYNDAELHRMSYSDLRNEAFDFDPQAAAVIEQQTAMKQQQPPPHPGGSIEQRMEYYKNQGSIDQHQFFARISVDEWDEAGDWFLEQLGAVVQKFRKARRDKRQLITQFEDEISAREEAVRGKVEGIGRTLEDLKHEGQTMMQGKDADLEF from the exons ATGAAGAAACCCCACGGCTGtgcccctttcccctcacgCACATGGCTGCCGTTCTTTTCTTTCAACCCAACTGCTGTCGAATCATCGAATTGCAGGCGTGAGCCCAACG cgTCAACCTGCGTCTTCATGCGAATGAGGATGATGCCTACAGCAAAAAAGAAGCTCGGGGCAATCGGTCTTTTTGGGAGAACGGGGGGAGATAGTAGTCCTAGGGCAGGAGCTGTGGGCCTGCCAGCAACCTCCGCACCTGCCAGTGCTTTGTCTGGGAAAAACCATCCGCTGAGCAACGGCCACGCTACGAACAAtgcacagcaacaacaacaaccacttcCACAGTTGCAACCCCCCCATGAAATCCTCGCGACAGGTCGGCAACTGGACAAACACGACACGCCTGGAACTGCAACGGCAGATTCCCGCTCAATACCGGTGTTCAAGGGTTTGAGTGGTCGTTACTCCTCCGTCGCGccctccacccaccaccacggccagcCGCCACCGACATCAATGAGTAGGAGCCTCCCTGCACAACACTTTCATCCGATGCAGCGGACCCGGACTACGGCCTCGGACACGGCCGCTTGTGAGCCCCCACGTGGACAGAACGCCTGGGAAGACTCGACTGTAGCCTCCATGTTCAACGACACCGAGAGCAGGGCTGCTTCTGATAGAACTCACACGCGTCAGGCCAGCAATGCTCGCCCGTTCAGCAGCACTGACGCTGCCGGCGGATTCCCACCTCCTGTGGGTACATATCaacgccaacaccaagcactcccaccaccaccggcacctgCCCAGACCAGCCGGAGGGAActtcagcatcaccaaccccatcagcatcaacagcaacatgggTCCGCCAATGAGAACCTGCCATTTGTTATTGCCGACAATGGCATGCTTACGGTAGTTGCTgcaccccatcaccaaagcgCCGTTCCTGTAACCAGCAGTACAGCGGCCAACATCCCGCCTGGCAGTGACAAGACTGATGATGCATATCACGATGACCGGTCCATCTATGAGACCCCCACTAAGAACAGTGCACTGAGACGCACCCGTCTCCCTTACCGCGACACCCGTGGTCTCAAGAACGCCACCTACTCGCCCAGTGGAAGTCAGTACTCTCCCAGGCGTGCTGGGAGCGTTTCCATGTCTCCAGAGAGAGCAGTTGAGGCGGGTGAGCATCTCGAGCAGGTCCGTCTcgaggagagaaggaaacGAGATCGTGAAAGGCAACGTGAGCGCGAGCGCGAGCTAGAGCGccagagagaaagagaggttGAGCAGGAGCGTGAGCTGCAGCATAAGCGATCAACCATCTTTGAGAACCTGACGCCTCTCGAGTTTGACGACGACCACAATTTCAACGACACCCGTGCCGGGGTTCTCGCTACCACCAGCGGCGTTGACCCGGAGGAGCTAACGGAGGCCCTACAAAACACGCCGCGTGTCGCCACTCGGAAACTGCCTCCTCCtgtcctccctcttcctcttgcaGTCAAGAAAGACCTGGTAGCTACCGCCGCGATTGCTGCTCCGCTAGGTCGCACCAGCAGCTCCAACCGTCGCATTGTCAAAGAGCCCCTGAAGCCGGCAACGAAATCTCTCAAGCGCCGACAGAGCCTGGATTACAACGACGCTGAGCTACACAGGATGAGCTATTCTGATTTGCGAAACGAGGCCTTCGATTTTGACCCGCAGGCGGCAGCTGTCATTGAACAGCAAACAGCCatgaagcagcaacagcctccgCCGCATCCTGGTGGCAGCATAGAGCAGAGAATGGAGTACTACAAGAACCAGGGAAGCATAGACCAGCACCAATTTTTCGCGCGCATCTCTGTTGATGAGTGGGACGAGGCAGGCGACTGGTTTCTGGAGCAACTCGGCGCAGTGGTGCAGAAGTTtaggaaggcgaggagggataAGAGGCAGCTTATCACCCAGTTCGAGGATGAGATATCTGCCAGAGAGGAGGCGGTTCGCGGGAAGGTTGAGGGAATTGGGCGGACCCTGGAGGACTTGAAACACGAGGGTCAGACCATGATGCAGGGTAAAGATGCCGACCTGGAGTTTTAA
- the TOK1 gene encoding Potassium channel (COG:P; EggNog:ENOG503NU9C), with the protein MTSRYAQQTISSGSGCRNPNRCRRSDKASRTKKWWFASTAIPLIAATIGPFSNVLSIVSLVSPWRFTLPDNGLPFSDNHGSDDAAWGIPDPNWEIIPNIFSIIFGLLGHLFLLLNFTRRVRYIVALPLSIVFWLLSALILIVVEIAMAIYAPPVAPGEAYSQGFWHSVLASLMYVLSCAMLMVNMVGYFKGHYPQKFELDDDQRTLILQTMSFFFWLAGGAGVFCALEGFTYADSLYFSQVTILTVGFGDFAPKTDSGRGFLFAFQIIGVIFLGLVIGSLTRFAANISADKIIKRHRQHKRESTVGRTVTSEKELRERLGLPPVRPDSAAAEGGVAESASEYARRASITQLGRLEIVGRAVIFDEGKAQNAVGSGEEALRDRRKKRRQKLLLLEKEKDRFDVMRQIQEETKHWKQSWALGMALLVFFSFWTIGALVFMVTETRISQWRYFDSLYFCFVAILTIGYGDLAPKSNIGKPFFIVWSITAVPIVTVLVQQMSQTVVMAINRGTFTLADWTIMPKKGILKSFLARHSTLAKLLNRKQVDTEKGKRPERPMRDERHFSDIDPERSLGQQQDGSRVLEKEKYDDNELAKELSAAIKAVAHDLRSHPPKVYSYGEWERFTKLIRFTALSSLESDESVERDEQTEWDWIGEDSPLLADVTEAEWILDRLCESLGRWMRGQVQKHEQRKYWDEVFDVMEGRVGDRRKGEAATDTRRVGSRSYGHGRNEDWKGVKWEEPTGNMERPLTR; encoded by the exons ATGACAAGCAGATATGCCCAACAAACCATCAGCTCCGGCTCCGGTTGCCGCAATCCGAACCGCTGCAGGAGGTCGGATAAAGCTTCGAGGACAAA AAAGTGGTGGTTTGCTTCGACGGCCATTCCACTCATCGCTGCAACCATTGGGCCGTTCTCCAACGTCTTGTCCATCGTGTCCTTGGTGAGTCCATGGAGATTCACATTGCCTGACAATGGCTTGCCATTCAGCGACAACCATGGCTCCGATGATGCCGCTTGGGGTATACCTGATCCAAATTG GGAAATCATTCCCAAcatcttctccatcatctttggcctcctcggccactTGTTTCTGCTGTTAAACTTCACACGTCGAGTACGATACATAGTGGCGTTGCCTTTATCAATTGTATTCTGGCTCTTGTCGGCTCTCATC CTGATAGTCGTGGAAATTGCCATGGCAATCTATGCACCACCTGTGGCGCCTGGTGAAGCATATTCTCAGGGCTTCTGGCACTCCGTCCTGGCATCGCTCATGTACGTCCTCAGCTGTGCCATGCTGATGGTTAACATGGTTGGCTACTTTAAGGGACACTATCCACAAAAATTTGAGCTAGATGACGACCAAAGGACACTGATTCTCCAGACCATGAGCTTTTTCTTCTGGTTGGCAGGAGGTGCAGGGGTGTTCTGCGCGTTGGAAGGCTTTACTTATGCTGATTCCCTATATTTCTCTCAAGTG ACAATCCTCACTGTGGGGTTCGGAGACTTCGCACCCAAAACCGATTCGGGAAGGGGATTTCTGTTTGCATTCCAGATTATCGGTGTCATCTTCTTGGGTCTTGTCATTGGCAGCCTGACGCGCTTCGCAGCCAACATCAGCGCGGACAAGATCATCAAACGTCATCGGCAACACAAACGCGAGTCGACTGTCGGGAGAACAGTGACCAGTGAAAAGGAACTGAGAGAGCGGTTAGGCCTGCCGCCCGTGAGGCCGGATTCAGCAGCTGCCGAAGGAGGCGTGGCAGAGAGCGCCTCAGAATATGCCCGGCGGGCATCCATAACGCAGCTCGGGCGCCTGGAGATTGTGGGAAGAGCAGTTATATTTGACGAGGGCAAGGCCCAAAATGCGGTTGGcagcggagaagaagctcttCGCGACAGACGAAAGAAGCGGCGGCAGAAACTactgttgttggagaaggaaaaggacagGTTTGATGTCATGAGGCAGATACAGGAGGAGACAAAACACTGGAAACA ATCATGGGCGCTTGGGATGGCACTGTTGGTATTTTTCTCCTTTTGGACAATTGGGGCTCTGGTTTTCATGGTGACTGAAACACGGATATCCCAATGGAGATACTTTGACAGCCTTTACTTTTGCTTTGTGGCAATCTTGACGATCGG GTATGGTGATCTCGCTCCCAAGTCCAACATTGGCAAGCCGTTCTTTATTGTCTGGTCCATCACCGCGGTTCCCATTGTCACAGTCCTGGTTCAGCAAATGAGTCAAACCGTTGTCATGGCTATCAACAGGGGTACCTTTACTCTGGCAGATTGGACCATCATGCCCAAGAAGGGAATCCTCAAAAGCTTTCTCGCTCGTCACTCTACCCTGGCCAAGTTATTAAACAGGAAACAGGTCGACACAGAAAAAGGCAAGCGTCCAGAGAGACCTATGCGTGACGAGCGGCATTTCAGCGACATAGACCCCGAGCGTTCTCTTGGTCAGCAGCAAGACGGGAGTCGGGTtctggaaaaggagaagtATGATGACAATGAGCTTGCCAAAGAGCTATCCGCTGCCATCAAGGCTGTTGCCCACGACCTGAGATCCCATCCGCCAAAGGTGTACTCATATGGCGAGTGGGAAAGATTCACGAAGCTGATACGATTCACCGCCTTGTCTTCTTTAGAAAGCGATGAgtcggtggagagggatgaACAAACAGAATGGGACTGGATTGGTGAAGATAGCCCTCTGCTCGCCGACGTTACTGAAGCAGAGTGGATTCTTGATAGGCTGTGTGAAAGTTTGGGACGATGGATGAGGGGACAGGTCCAGAAG CATGAGCAGAGAAAATACTGGGATGAGGTGTTTGATGTCATGGAAGGCAGGGTTGGGGATagaaggaaaggggaggCAGCGACAGACACGCGGCGAGTTGGAAGTAGGTCATATGGGCATGGCAGGAACGAAGATTGGAAAGGAGTGAAATGGGAGGAGCCAACAGGAAACATGGAAAGACCACTGACCAGATAA
- a CDS encoding hypothetical protein (EggNog:ENOG503PHT1) produces the protein MAVAKPTNARVSQATDILLSRTKPTLGRYRAYVHARNRFFSAFHPKGRFVRIPTPSDNLLCGLYAIVISFQHQHPGLTPAPTLEHLLSVCRGCGFDNEGNLSGDQLSLVFSAWGDKTVFDDGGEPNRRRCQLGYLSRYNGPGWEDEAERGEDVPVMMGTREVDTEEEKGDILRLWVWNDGGWAGGGMGHWEGIRRVGEEGDDV, from the coding sequence ATGGCCGTCGCAAAGCCAACAAACGCCCGGGTCTCCCAGGCAAccgacatcctcctctcccggaCCAAACCCACACTCGGACGCTACCGCGCCTACGTCCATGCGCGCAACCgtttcttctccgcctttcACCCCAAAGGCCGGTTCGTGAGgatccccaccccctcggACAACCTCCTCTGCGGGCTGTACGCCATTGTCATTTCGtttcagcaccagcacccggGTCTGACACCGGCCCCTACCTTGGAGCACTTGCTGTCTGTCTGTCGGGGTTGCGGTTTTGACAACGAGGGGAATCTCTCCGGGGATCAGCTCTCGCTTGTTTTTTCTGCCTGGGGGGACAAGACAGTTTTTGATGACGGTGGGGAGCCgaacaggaggaggtgtCAGCTGGGGTATTTGAGTCGGTACAATGGGCCTGGGTGGGAGGACGAAGCAGAAAGGGGAGAGGATGTTCCAGTCATGATGGGGACTAGGGAGGTGGATacggaagaggaaaagggggataTTCTGAGGCTGTGGGTTTGGAATGATGGCGGCTGGGCtggaggtgggatggggcATTGGGAGGGGATCAGGAGGgtaggtgaggaaggggatgatGTGTAG
- the ras1 gene encoding RAS1 protein (COG:S; EggNog:ENOG503NUEZ), whose translation MASKFTREYKLVVVGGGGVGKSCLTIQLIQSHFVDEYDPTIEDSYRKQCIVDDEVALLDVLDTAGQEEYSAMREQYMRTGEGFLLVYSITSRESFEEIRTFQQQILRVKDKDIFPMVVVGNKVDLASERKVPQEEGEALAREFRCKFLETSAKTNTNVEQAFYEVVRAIRRYNREMQGGTASGSGLSHNSQGMGKIDVGEDDAQAGCCAKCILM comes from the exons ATGGCTTCCAAG TTTACTCGAGAGTACAAGCTCGTTGtggtcggcggcggcggtgtcgGCAAGTCCTGCCTCACAATCCAGCTTATCCAATCGCACTTCGTCGACGAATATGATCCAACTATTGAGG ATTCGTATCGCAAGCAGTGCatcgttgatgatgaagtcGCGCTGCTCGATGTCCTTGATACCGCTGGCCAGGAGGAGTACTCTGCGATGAGAGAGCAGTACATGCGTACCGGCGAAGGGTTCCTGCTCGTGTATTCCATCACATCCCGCGAAAGCTTCGAAGAGATAAGAACCTTCCAGCAGCAGATCCTTCGCGTAAAGGACAAGGACATCTTTCCCATGGTTGTGGTAGGAAACAAGGTCGATTTGGCTAGTGAGCGCAAGGTGCCGCAAGAGG AGGGCGAGGCTCTTGCTCGCGAGTTCCGTTGCAAGTTCCTCGAGACTTCAGCAAAGACCAACACAAACGTCGAGCAAGCTTTCTACGAGGTTGTTCGCGCCATCAGACGGTACAACCGTGAGATGCAAGGAGGCACAGCTTCGGGCAGCGGCCTCTCCCACAACAGTCAAGGTATGGGCAAGATTGATGTCGGTGAGGATGACGCCCAGGCGGGCTGCTGCGCCAAGTGCATCCTCATGTGA
- a CDS encoding hypothetical protein (BUSCO:EOG09265I60; COG:W; EggNog:ENOG503Q39G), with protein sequence MSSSLYTFSDSTKQHLRKFRLSTSRSNDPQAVIYFIDKQTKEIRQDEDGTVYKSLDEIADDLPDHSPRFILLSYPLTLPSGRLSVPYVMIYYMPTTCNSELRMLYAGAKELMRNTSEVTKILDLETPEELEEIPEKLGA encoded by the exons ATG TCTTCCTCACTCTACACCTTCTCCGACTCAACAAAACAGCATCTCCGCAAATTCCGCCTCAGCACCTCACGCTCCAATGACCCTCAGGCCGTGATAT ACTTCATCGACAAACAAACCAAGGAGATTcgccaagatgaagatggcacAGTATACAAATCCCTCGATGAAATCGCCGATGACCTCCCTGACCACTCTCCCCGATTCATCCTCCTGAGCTACCCTCTAACTCTT CCATCCGGGAGATTATCCGTACCATACGTCATGATTTACTACATGCCCACCACATGCAACAGCGAGCTGAGGATGCTGTACGCCGGTGCCAAGGAGCTCATGCGAAACACGAGCGAAGTCACCAAGATCTTGGATCTAGAGACCCcagaggagctggaggagatcCCGGAAAAACTCGGTGCCTAA
- the NBP35 gene encoding cytosolic Fe-S cluster assembly factor nbp35 (COG:D; EggNog:ENOG503NUNR), protein MAPSLEAPDDEVRDVLANPLKKKPDLVAPEPEHCPGPESEQAGTADSCAGCPNQQICASAPKGPDPDLPLITARLADVKHKILVLSGKGGVGKSTLTVQLAHAFATNPDTTVGVMDTDICGPSIPKMLGVETETIHTSNAGWEPVWAMDNLAVMSIQFLLPNRDDAIIWRGPKKNGLIKQFLKDVQWGELDFLLVDTPPGTSDEHLSVNTFLKESKIEGAVVVTTPQEVALLDVRKEIDFCRKAGIRILGIVENMSLFVCPGCKHESKIFLDHTGGGRGLAEELGIPFLGSVPLDPRIGIACDYGESFFDSFPDSSACKALKGVVKGLVEQIGLDPEVLLPEGDGSS, encoded by the coding sequence ATGGCGCCATCCTTGGAAGCGCCCGACGACGAGGTCAGGGATGTTCTAGCCAACCCTCTCAAAAAGAAGCCAGACCTTGTCGCGCCAGAACCAGAACACTGCCCGGGACCCGAGTCCGAGCAAGCGGGCACTGCAGACTCGTGCGCCGGCTGCCCCAACCAGCAAATATGCGCCTCCGCTCCGAAAGGTCCCGATCCAGACCTCCCCCTGATCACAGCCCGTCTGGCAGATGTGAAGCACAAGATATTGGTGTTGAGCGGCAAGGGAGGAGTAGGGAAATCGACGCTCACGGTACAACTCGCGCATGCGTTCGCGACAAACCCCGATACAACAGTGGGCGTGATGGATACGGATATTTGCGGGCCAAGTATACCAAAgatgttgggggtggaaaCGGAGACGATCCACACCAGCAATGCCGGTTGGGAGCCAGTATGGGCGATGGACAACTTGGCCGTCATGTCTATTCAGTTCCTGCTGCCAAACCGGGATGATGCGATTATCTGGCGAGGGCCGAAAAAGAACGGCCTGATCAAGCAATTCTTAAAAGATGTCCAGTGGGGAGAGTTGGACTTTCTCTTGGTAGATACCCCTCCGGGGACAAGTGACGAGCATCTCAGTGTCAACACATTCTTAAAGGAAAGCAAGATCGAAGGAGCAGTAGTGGTGACCACGCCGCAGGAGGTGGCCTTGTTGGATGTGAGAAAGGAGATTGATTTTTGCAGAAAGGCCGGGATCAGGATATTGGGAATTGTGGAAAATATGAGCTTGTTTGTGTGCCCAGGCTGCAAGCATGAGAGCAAAATCTTTCTCGACCACAccggaggaggccgaggactGGCAGAAGAGTTGGGCATTCCATTCTTGGGGAGCGTACCCCTAGACCCAAGGATAGGGATCGCCTGCGACTATGGGGAGAGCTTCTTCGACTCGTTCCCCGACAGCTCGGCCTGCAAGGCGCTGAAGGGGGTGGTCAAGGGGCTGGTAGAACAAATTGGGCTAGATCCTGAGGTGCTGTTGCCGGAAGGGGATGGCAGTAGCTAA
- a CDS encoding hypothetical protein (EggNog:ENOG503P4CG; COG:S; BUSCO:EOG09261ONU): MAQSFDVPLQSRIVDDKSPICIPFILSRIETYQKQHPYTSRPFIIGLNGVQGVGKTTLVRALAETLQSREGLPTLVVSIDDFYLTHADQLALAAANPDNQLVQYRGEPGTHDIPLLTSFLSSLTSPFPPEGIHIPSYDKSLFSGLGDRAPPSTWTHITSPPKIVILEGWLVGFRPLSPVALEAKYCSPTSKTLHRHLPAHLMFINSCLEKYQQIWDQFDAFVHVDAEDLGWVYEWRIQQEQGLRREKGVEGGMTDEQVRKFVDCYFPAYELYIDGIRNGVLGERKKACQLRLVVGRDRAVKESVVI; the protein is encoded by the exons aTGGCACAATCTTTTGACGTTCCGCTGCAGTCGCGAATCGTGGACGATAAATCGCCCATCTGCATCCCATTCATCCTGTCACGAATCGAGACCTACCAAAAACAGCACCCATACACCTCCCGGCCATTCATCATCGGCCTGAACGGGGTCCAAGGGGTGGGCAAAACGACGCTGGTGCGGGCCCTGGCCGAGACCCTGCAGAGCCGGGAGGGGCTCCCGACGCTTGTCGTGAGCATCGACGATTTCTACCTGACGCATGCCGACCAGCTAGCCCTGGCGGCGGCCAACCCGGACAACCAGCTGGTGCAGTATCGTGGGGAACCCG GAACCCATGATATTCCCCTGttgacctccttcctctcctcactCACATCACCCTTCCCTCCCGAGGGCATCCACATCCCCAGCTATGACAAGTCTCTATTCTCCGGCCTAGGCGACCGCGCACCTCCTTCAACCTGGACTCATatcacctccccacccaagATTGTGATTCTTGAGGGCTGGCTCGTTGGATTCCGTCCGCTGTCGCCTGTTGCTCTTGAAGCCAAGTATTGTTCCCCGACCAGCAAGACGCTTCACCGGCACTTGCCGGCTCATTTGATGTTTATCAACTCCTGCTTGGAGAAGTATCAACAGATATGGGACCAGTTTGACGCCTTTGTGCATGTTGATGCCGAGGATCTAGGCTGGGTGTATGAGTGGAGGATCCAGCAGGAGCAAGGCCTGCGGCGAGAGAAGGGGGTCGAAGGTGGCATGACGGATGAGCAGGTAAGGAAGTTTGTGGATTGCTACTTCCCAGCTTATGAGTTGTACATCGACGGGATCAGGAACGGGGTGCTTGGCGAGAGAAAAAAGGCGTGCCAgctgaggttggtggtggggagagaCAGAGCGGTCAAGGAATCTGTGGTGATTTGA
- a CDS encoding hypothetical protein (EggNog:ENOG503NXB1; COG:E; COG:H), translating to MFSRLNQVARHLLRPMPNYGHTSAAASSVSKRSLSNYRYSSLDASERQKKNIVTGACLIIGNEILNGKTKEANSHYLAKWCFSLGISLLRIDIIPDVEDDIIEAVRRLSHNYDIVVTSGGIGPTHDDITYESIAKAFHLPLVLHGEAYSLMKKKTAEHRDPVRAAFNFDVPSKELDGKKKMVLLPHDSSRPVEDQAILACRDKYWVPVSVVNGNVYILPGIPELFKHLLDGLTRHIKPRVQSNGKIRVTIKTLQPESQMADYLTGLAKRMAPKDIDVGSYPKFQVENTVVLVGEDRAELETVIPEILENLEGTLVSIEMPENPDEGEKEVKAPGGEES from the exons ATGTTCTCCCGTCTCAATCAAGTTGCAAGGCATCTTTTACGTCCAATGCCAAACTACGGTCATacatctgctgctgcctcgtCGGTATCGAAACGCAGTCTGTCCAACTACCGATATAGCAGTCTCGATGCTTCAGAACGCCAAAAGAAGAATATCGTCACAGGGGCATGTCTGATAATAGGGAATGAAATTTTGAATGGGAAG ACCAAGGAG GCCAACTCACATTACCTTGCAAAATGGTGTTTCTCCCTAGGCATT AGCCTCCTGAGAATAGACATCATTCCTGACGTGGAGGACGATATTATTGAAGCGGTGAGACGACTGAGCCATAACTATGATATTGTCGTCACCTCGGGCGGTATCGGCCCGACACACGATGACATAACCTACGAGTCCATCGCCAAGGCCTTTCACCTGCCCCTCGTGCTTCACGGAGAAGCTTACTCTCtcatgaagaaaaagacggcCGAGCACAGGGATCCGGTACGGGCTGCCTTCAACTTTGACGTTCCGTCCAAAGAGCTTgatggaaaaaagaaaatggtCTTGCTGCCTCATGACTCTAGTCGTCCAGTGGAGGATCAGGCGATTCTCGCCTGCCGAGACAAGTATTGGGTTCCTGTCTCAGTTGTCAATGGAAATGTATACATCCTGCCAGGCATACCTGAACTCT TTAAGCACCTTTTGGACGGCCTTACACGGCATATCAAGCCTCGAGTGCAGAGCAATGGCAAGATCCGCGTGACCATCAAGACCCTCCAACCGGAGAGCCAAATGGCGGATTACCTGACTGGCCTTGCAAAGAGGATGGCGCCAAAGGATATAGATGTTGGAAGTTACCCCAAGTTTCAGGTTGAGAATACGGTTGTGCTTGTTGGCGA GGACCGAGCCGAGCTTGAGACAGTTATTCCCGAGATATTGGAGAATCTGGAAGGGACTCTGGTGAGCATCGAAATGCCCGAGAACCCCGATgaaggagagaaggaggttAAGGCTCCAGGTGGCGAAGAAAGCTGA